In Pseudofrankia saprophytica, one genomic interval encodes:
- a CDS encoding acyl-CoA synthetase: MSAPDMNWVGVLAHHADRAPEKPFAVYEGDTVTYRHALERTTAVAAGLRARGIGAGDVVALLAYNSVDFLTTIFAANYLGAAVMPLNWRLAAAELEYILDHAQARALVVDQELVALATDATKRLPALARVAIAAAAPDGWERFADLADGSAPPAERAPAAGDDIQRLMYTSGTTGRPKGVMITHANLAWKNYAHITEFGFTAADIGLACGPLYHVGALDLVTTSIIAAGGTTHVHQTFDAARVVDDIERSRITVVWMAPAMVRAVLDLPGVDGRDLSSVRVLIGGGEKMPLPLIDRIQKVFPSAWFADAYGLTETVSGDTFLDAGSIRAKRGSVGRECLYLELDIWDEDGRRLPAGEAGEIVLRGPKVFKGYWRDPEATDRAFAGGWFHTGDIGVRDEDGYVFIVDRLKDMILSGGENIAGSEVERVLYEHPAVLEAAVVGRPDEKWGEVPVAFVAPRPGVSVTADELVEHCRGSLAKFKVPKAVTFIDALPRNPSGKILKRELRGQL, translated from the coding sequence ATGAGCGCTCCGGACATGAACTGGGTCGGCGTCCTCGCCCACCACGCGGACCGCGCTCCGGAGAAGCCCTTCGCCGTCTATGAGGGCGACACCGTCACCTACCGGCACGCCCTCGAGCGCACGACCGCCGTGGCCGCCGGCCTGCGGGCCCGCGGGATCGGCGCGGGCGACGTCGTCGCCCTGCTCGCCTACAACAGCGTCGACTTCCTGACGACGATCTTCGCGGCGAACTATCTCGGCGCGGCCGTCATGCCGCTCAACTGGCGGCTCGCGGCGGCGGAGCTGGAGTACATCCTCGACCACGCCCAGGCGCGCGCGCTCGTGGTGGACCAGGAGCTGGTCGCGCTCGCGACCGACGCGACCAAGCGGCTGCCCGCCCTGGCGCGCGTCGCCATCGCGGCGGCGGCCCCCGACGGATGGGAACGCTTCGCCGACCTCGCCGACGGCTCGGCGCCGCCGGCCGAGCGCGCCCCGGCAGCCGGCGACGACATCCAGCGGCTCATGTACACCTCGGGCACGACCGGACGCCCCAAGGGCGTGATGATCACCCACGCCAACCTCGCGTGGAAGAACTACGCCCACATCACCGAGTTCGGCTTCACCGCCGCGGACATCGGCCTCGCCTGCGGCCCGCTGTACCACGTCGGCGCCCTCGACCTGGTGACCACGTCGATCATCGCGGCGGGCGGGACGACCCATGTTCACCAGACCTTCGACGCCGCCCGCGTGGTCGACGACATCGAACGGTCACGGATCACCGTCGTGTGGATGGCCCCGGCGATGGTCCGCGCGGTCCTCGACCTGCCGGGCGTCGACGGACGCGACCTGTCGTCGGTCCGCGTGCTGATCGGCGGCGGCGAGAAGATGCCGCTCCCGCTCATCGACCGCATCCAGAAGGTCTTCCCGTCGGCGTGGTTCGCCGACGCCTACGGCCTCACCGAGACGGTCTCCGGCGACACCTTCCTCGACGCCGGCAGCATCCGCGCCAAGCGCGGCAGCGTCGGCCGGGAATGCCTGTACCTGGAGCTCGACATCTGGGACGAGGACGGGCGGAGGCTGCCCGCCGGCGAGGCCGGCGAGATCGTGCTGCGCGGGCCGAAGGTCTTCAAGGGCTACTGGCGGGACCCCGAGGCGACCGACCGCGCCTTCGCCGGCGGCTGGTTCCACACCGGCGACATCGGCGTGCGCGACGAGGACGGCTACGTCTTCATCGTCGACCGCCTCAAGGACATGATCCTCTCCGGCGGGGAGAACATCGCCGGCTCCGAGGTCGAGCGCGTCCTCTACGAGCACCCGGCGGTGCTCGAGGCCGCCGTCGTCGGCCGCCCCGACGAGAAGTGGGGCGAGGTCCCGGTCGCCTTCGTCGCTCCCAGGCCGGGTGTTTCGGTGACCGCGGACGAGCTCGTCGAGCACTGCCGCGGCAGCCTCGCGAAGTTCAAGGTGCCGAAGGCGGTCACCTTCATCGACGCCCTCCCCCGCAACCCCTCGGGCAAAATCCTCAAGCGCGAGCTGCGCGGACAGCTGTAA
- a CDS encoding flavin-containing monooxygenase: MGKADVDIVIVGAGILGINQLYRAQRDGYSVQLLEQGDGVGGTWYWNRYPGCRFDSESYTYGYLFSEELWHEWEWSEEFAGQPETERYINHVVDRFDLRRLIRFGSKVDAAEWDEGSRTWTTRTADGHVVRSTYLVSTTGVLSVPQYPDVPGRATFAGEQYHTGRWPATAVDFTGKRVAVVGTGSSGVQVAPVIAEQAASLTLYQRTPTWCTPLNNHPISAEQQAELKASFEKIRSTLAVSVAGFLHEPSGRKTFDDAKDQRWEFYERIWNSPGFAKMNSNYEDMMLDPKANKEFCDFIEEKIRGIVADQAVADLLIPDLGYGSLRPPFVTDYYEMFNRPNVELVSTRRHPFVRLTEAGIETADGLREFDIIVWATGFDFATGAMLGMGIRGVDGLTLNEYWADGPRTFLGLMCHRFPNFFFPGGPHGAAGNNPRYGGDQVDFVADLICRARERGQDRIEVPLETEERWAATMAKALPFSTFVEHGQYYGTNVEGKPRRFLLNPAGRPALLRVMEKTVESGYSGFLG; this comes from the coding sequence ATGGGAAAAGCAGACGTCGACATCGTCATCGTGGGCGCGGGCATCCTCGGAATCAACCAGCTCTACCGCGCGCAGCGTGACGGGTACTCCGTGCAACTGCTCGAGCAGGGCGACGGCGTGGGCGGTACCTGGTACTGGAACCGCTACCCCGGGTGCCGCTTCGACTCCGAGAGCTACACCTACGGCTACCTCTTCTCGGAGGAGCTCTGGCATGAGTGGGAGTGGAGCGAGGAGTTCGCCGGCCAGCCGGAGACCGAGCGCTACATCAACCACGTGGTCGACCGGTTCGACCTTCGCCGCCTCATCCGATTCGGCAGCAAGGTCGACGCCGCGGAGTGGGACGAGGGCTCGCGGACCTGGACGACGCGGACCGCGGACGGGCATGTAGTCCGCTCCACCTACCTGGTCAGTACGACGGGTGTGCTCTCGGTGCCGCAGTACCCGGACGTGCCCGGGCGCGCGACGTTCGCCGGCGAGCAGTACCACACCGGCCGGTGGCCGGCGACGGCCGTCGACTTCACCGGCAAACGCGTGGCCGTGGTCGGCACCGGCTCCTCCGGGGTGCAGGTCGCGCCGGTCATCGCCGAGCAGGCGGCGTCGCTGACGCTGTACCAGCGCACGCCGACGTGGTGTACGCCGCTCAACAACCACCCGATCTCCGCCGAGCAGCAGGCCGAGCTCAAGGCGAGCTTCGAGAAGATCAGGAGCACGCTCGCCGTCTCGGTCGCGGGCTTCCTGCACGAGCCGTCGGGCCGCAAGACCTTCGATGACGCGAAGGACCAGCGCTGGGAGTTCTACGAGCGGATCTGGAACAGCCCCGGGTTCGCCAAGATGAACAGCAACTACGAAGACATGATGCTGGACCCCAAGGCGAACAAGGAGTTCTGCGACTTCATCGAGGAGAAGATCCGCGGGATCGTCGCCGACCAGGCGGTCGCGGATCTGCTCATCCCGGACCTCGGGTACGGCTCGCTGCGGCCGCCGTTCGTCACCGACTACTACGAGATGTTCAACCGGCCGAACGTCGAACTGGTCTCGACGCGCCGCCACCCGTTCGTCCGGCTCACCGAGGCCGGCATCGAGACGGCGGACGGGCTGCGCGAGTTCGACATCATCGTCTGGGCGACCGGGTTCGACTTCGCCACCGGCGCGATGCTGGGCATGGGCATCCGCGGTGTGGACGGACTGACCCTGAACGAGTACTGGGCGGACGGCCCGCGCACCTTCCTGGGCCTGATGTGCCACCGCTTCCCGAACTTCTTCTTCCCGGGTGGCCCGCACGGCGCCGCGGGCAACAACCCGCGCTATGGCGGTGATCAGGTCGACTTCGTCGCCGACCTGATCTGCCGCGCGCGCGAGCGCGGCCAGGACCGCATCGAGGTCCCGCTCGAGACCGAGGAGAGATGGGCCGCCACGATGGCGAAGGCCCTGCCGTTCTCCACCTTCGTCGAGCACGGCCAGTACTACGGGACGAACGTGGAGGGCAAGCCACGGCGTTTCCTGCTGAACCCGGCTGGCCGGCCGGCATTGCTGCGGGTGATGGAGAAGACGGTCGAGAGCGGCTACTCGGGCTTCCTTGGCTGA
- a CDS encoding DinB family protein, translated as MESLPRPPALRVMHANTAGEREILEAFLDFYRDVVAHKALGVGDQEASRRLVPSATTLAGLVRHLTTVERNWFHRLTGEDPDLPENSWELTDTDLLDTLLKDYDRACAASRAAAAGFALDDVVPHPDAGEVSVRWIYVHMIEETARHAGHADILRELTDGTTGVLG; from the coding sequence ATGGAGTCGCTTCCGCGCCCACCGGCCCTGCGGGTGATGCACGCGAACACCGCCGGGGAACGCGAGATCCTGGAGGCGTTCCTGGACTTCTACCGGGACGTCGTCGCGCACAAGGCGCTGGGCGTCGGCGACCAGGAGGCCAGCCGGCGGCTCGTACCGTCGGCCACCACGCTCGCGGGCCTGGTGCGGCACCTGACCACGGTGGAGCGCAACTGGTTCCACCGGCTGACGGGCGAGGACCCGGACCTGCCCGAGAACTCGTGGGAACTTACCGACACCGACCTGCTGGACACGCTGCTGAAGGACTACGACCGGGCCTGCGCCGCGTCCCGCGCGGCGGCGGCCGGGTTCGCGCTGGACGACGTCGTGCCGCACCCGGACGCGGGCGAGGTGTCGGTGCGCTGGATCTACGTCCACATGATCGAGGAGACCGCCCGCCACGCGGGCCACGCCGACATCCTGCGCGAGCTCACCGACGGCACCACCGGCGTCCTCGGCTGA